CTGATTTTTCAAACACGGGAGGAGGTTTATTTCAAGATCGTTACTAATTCTTCTATTGTTCTACGTTtcacaggtattccgcatgctAGCCCCCCAACTGGACCCATTATCCAGGCGTAGTATTCGCCACAATCTCGAACAATGGATATCGTTAGAATCTCCAACAATATCAGTATCAGCGACGCCCCATGTGGTCCGTCGCTGGCTCCAtcgcagcaacagcaacagcagacTCCACAACTGCAGCAACATTCTAAAACAAAGGACAATAATGGCAATAGAAACGGTTTAAACCAACAACCAACGAATAATAGTGGCAGCAGCAGCGGCGATGGCTTTAGATGTAAGAGTGGGAGCAACAACGGCAACTTTGCATCGACCCCAAAGCAATCGACACAGCTGGTTCCGGGATCCGGATCCATCGGATCATCCGGTGGATCCTTCAGCTCGACCGGCCAAGTGTCTAGTGATTCGGGAAATAGTTCCTGTGTGAGTGGGAGCAGTGGTGGAACTGTTCTCGATGACCCAGAGACAAAGAATTCTAGCTTCGGAAGTTGTACCAGTGCCGACGTGTTGGCGACCACCGACGATGGCGCTGAAGAAGACGAAGAAGAACGTACCGGGGAACGGGATGTTCTTTTTAATAGGAACGTTTATGTGAATAAGATCTACGACGATGGCTTGAGCCAGGGGAAGAATGTGAACAGTGTTGCCAGTGATACGGTTAGCAAACGGGTTACTCTGGATACTCAGATCAGTTCGACCGATACGGATGACAACGTGGAAGATGCTAAGCCACTGCTCCAGATGGATAGCGAAACGAAGCGTAAACCGAAAAGTATTGTGAAGAGTCCTTCTAATTTAAGCTTCAATAGGGAGTCAAGTGCTCAAAAGCCGCGACTGAATTTGCAGTTTCAGCAGCCTCTTGATGACGTCATCACTGATCGTCCGGTGCATCACGTTCAGTTTAGTAAGGTAGAGAATGGGTACTACAGCCGTGCAGCGGTCACCGATGATGGAATCCATGGTTCCaagcaacccgtttgttctaGTCCCGTGGGAAGTATACTGTCACATGGATCAGGATCTTCCAGCACGTCTTCCTCGAATGAAAACAGTTCCCTCGGTGGGTACGCGGAGGCTCGGCCACCCGATGGTGGTTGGGGTTGGGTTGTGTGCTTCGCTTCCTTTATGGTCAACCTGATCGCCGATGGCGTAACGTTTAGTTTTGGAGTGCTGTATGTGGAACTTTTGGATTACTTTGGAGAAGGAAAAGGTAAGTCCTAAACAAGATTCGTAATGGTACAATATGTTATATAGAAATTATAcctgaaacataaaaaactttgaacaaaTTTAACTACTGGTAATTTGGTGATTTATTCAGCGTCAGATTTCAGAACCAGCTATGTTGCTAGAGGAACTATGCTCCTTCGAATGGCATATAAACCATTTTAGATTATCTCGACTCATGAATTCAGTTGTCCTACCATGGAGAATAGATATTTCTACTTGATCTGCATCATTTATTATTGTACATACATATGCCTTCTAGGTACAATTAGTTTTAAATGGATTTTCACAGAATAAAATCCAAATAGCAAGCCCTATTGATCATCTACCATAACCAAACATCAATAGTACTTACTTCCTAAGATGCAGAAATACCGCTTTGTGACGTTTCTGAATTGGTTGTATAGTAACTAACTTCACCGTATTCTTTCTTGATCCATTCTCTAACGTTTGACGTAAACGATGAGTTTCCTATCATATTTCTGAGTTATTCGACAGCTGTATGGAGATCTCCTTTGTTGATTTTCTCACCTTAAGCTCAATTTTACGTGTATCTATTTTCATAGTAACGGGCGTCTTACTTACGAATATTTGTAGTTTGACCAGCCTTCAAACGCAATTTTCGGGAAAACCTCACTCaacaatatcttctattgactGCTTCGGAATCCCATTTCACACTGCTTCACTTTCCTCAGTTTTAGGGGTGGCTCGAGGAGTGTTGACCCTAACTCGCGTTTGCGACCAGAGAAAGTGCGGTCGACAACTCGATTTGCGTTTCAGAACTTCTTGGACTCGATTCGCAATATGAGTAGTTGCCCAAAAATTTGGATCTCttacttatttatttacatggtgTCCCGTCTCAGGACATAACCTgacaatattcctccaattcgCTCGGTCcgtggcaaccgttctccaacttctccGGCATCCCACAGAcgtcagatcacgctccacttggtctaaccaccgcGCTTGTTACGCTCCTGCTCGTCTGGTTCCTCTCTCTCAACATGCCCTTCCCCTCGCTTGTGGAGTCCATTGTAGGCACGACTTCTACTGATcacacggctggtgtcattgtctgcggtcaccagtgagccgaaatagacaaagtcttcgacaatttccagctcgtcgccgtcgaccgAGATCTTGTTATtgttggacgtattaatcattaacccaatctttcctgcttcgcgttttagtttgcggtagatctcctcctccgccgcagatgatctttcgactatatcaatgtcatcggtaaagcagataagttgactggatctattgaaaatcgtgccccgcatttcgccaaCCGCACGTCATCCTGCAGGATGAACCATCGCCTTGTAGAATCATCCAAAATCCGCAAACaccactgcgttccatccatcgtcgccttgatcagtttgatcagcttcccggagaaGCCGTTCTCGTCAACGATTTTCCGGTCGGTCGTGttgtatgcggctttgaagtcgatgaatagatggtgcgtataGGCACTTGgtattcacggcatttttggaggattagCCATAGTGTGGTTCGTCGTGGATTTTCGCTCCATAAAGGCCGGCTTTACGGCGGTGACTCCCCATTTGTCAACACGATGAAATGTCGTTTCTTAACTCGATAGAGGCGGTGCCTTGAAATTCAATCAATAAACGATAATATACCACCTGGATAAGCTACACGCTCAGCTCCGAATCAACGTAGGAGGCGTACCACGTGGGATGAATTGTGTAACGAATGTGTTGTGTGTCAACAGCTTAAGCGCCACTCTCAGAAACTCAAGAGGCTGTCGATGCGTGTCTTCCGTACCGGCTTGAGACTCAGTTCAAGGCGGACTTACAGTTAAAAACCACTCGATCAACATTCAATTATCCAACCGACCAACCGAGTTGCGGTcctaaacttcaaaatttctggAAGTTGATGCGACACCCAAAACTCTGCGACACAATCAAACCTTACTCCCACACAATCCCAAAATGGTATAATCTTCAACGGATTCAAACAAAACCCAACCACTCTAGAGCAtaacaaaatttggaatgatTCTAACATCGGATCCTCATTCCCtatgtgacgtcacgaaatacTATTAGCTCTTAATGGGTAAATACAATTTTCTTTTATCTAATCTGACATTGTGATGTGGTGTGCCGTTGGTTCCAAACCTGTTGATTCTTTGGCTCCAGAATCAGAACAATGGGTGGTTGTGATCTTGGCTAAACCGTAACGCTGGATGTTGACCCGGTTTCTACACTGGACCGCAGGGAGAGTGGCGGTTTTTCCTACCACCTTTTGACAGCTCTCCAGCTATAGGTAGCGATAGCTCGGTCGATGCTTGATTAGTAGAAACACGTGTTCCACAGTTGACTCAGGATTATGTTTGCCAACTTCACAGGATCAACATCGCCACAGTCTGAGCGATAAATGTGACCTTAAGCTCCCAGCAAACGCCCACGTTGAACGATGGGATGGCTGTGTTCAACGGGTTAATTAGTTCGACATATGGTAATATTATACACCTAGAATATTACCTGCTGACTATACTCGTTATCTCCACCCTTCGGCGGATTTGCGTGATTGCTTCGAAACACACACTTGGTCACCTAAACAGTATTAACAATTTACTTTCAATTTGCTAATCAGATTTAACCTAGCCCTTACTAAAACTTGGCTTCTGCCATGCGCCCAAAATCTgaacaacactttttgcctgtaGGTTTCTTCCAACAGACGTAGTTGCAGAAAACTAATCGACCTACATTCATATTTAAagtaaaacaaatatatttagTATTAAGCACTTCACATGTTCAGACTGGCTAATATTTGCACGTGATTTCACTTACTGTTTCGTGCAATGGCTAACTGGCACAGTGCTGAGCCCTGATCTTAACCGCCGAGCGTGTTCTACCAAATGAGGCTGCGATAATCGACGACGATTAGCTAACCCCTACCCCAAGCTAAGTCGCTGCAATCGAGGGCAGAGCCCTCGGCAGTTGTGTGTGTCACATCGCATTCCAGAATCCCTAACTCATGGGCTTTTGTccgttttctattttttctttctcaagGACATTGGTGGTACTAGCAAATTTTTTTACCACGTAGCCTCTTTTTGCAAACTGGTTTAGCAGGTTGCAAAATTGAATGAGATCGCCTGTGGAAGTCAACTAAAAGCTCGGAAGCCTAGCGCCGTTGCCTCTAGAGACTAAGAGAGGTCGCGCCAAGCGTTGGAAAGatagcttttgaaattttaagttttagtttGTTATGGAAAGTGATTTAAACTGACATACTAATTCGATCAGGACGTAACTGAGAAATATATTACAATTGTTGCTTGGATAATCCGCGCTTTTTATACGGTTGAACGGTAGGTTTATGGTCTATGTTATGGTTATGGTTTATGGTTTATGGTTTATGGTCTCTCTGTAGTGATGCGCGAGCGCTCAAGAGCCGCTCATTTGAACCGGTTCTTCAAAAAGAACGAACGACCCGTGGCTCAAAAATGAACCGTGATCCGCCGCTCAACACCGGTTGAAATATTTAACCGCTGCAATATACAAGAGCGAAGAGTGGAGAGCCGTTCGTTCTTTCCAAAAAAGCCGGTTCAAATCAAatggctgcaacgttacacgatttgtctatgtatcgtgtgaccaacatcttttaaataagtggtcgtgaatctcgtttttaagcttttttttttcctcagatttaagctttttttgccttgagagcataagagatgaaagctcaaatctgaagaaaaaagcttaaatctgtcaaaaaaggggaaatctgaggggaaatctgagagatgtgctccatacggtttgaatagcgttgccgccgcctggtTCAAATAAACAGCTCTTGGTTGCTCTCCCATAactaaaaacaacacaaactgAAGAGCTGAGAACAGCAGAAGCAGAAATCCGTTCGTTCGCTCTCCCGAACCAAATGAACCGAGGTGGGTGGTGGGTGGGTGGTTAAAAAAGAGCTACAGGACGGCTCGAAAAAGAACCGAACAGAGCATGGGGACCGAGCCGTTCATTTGATCAAATTGAACGGCTTTCCATACTCCGCTCTTGCTGTTCAGATTGTGAACCAGAGTTGAGTGAGTCGCGATTCTTTTTTGAGCGGTTCTTTTTCGAGCCGTTCTTTTCTGAGCCGTTTTTCGACTCTTTTTTGAACCACCACCCATCACGTTTCCTTTTGTTCGAGAAAACGATCGAATGGCTTTCTTCTGTTCTTCGCTCCTCAGTCTATGTTGCCTGTAATTTGATGGGCTAAGAACCAAAAGCTGcttatttgaaccaaaaaaccGTGGCTCTATTAAAAAGATCCGCGACTCGCAGATCAACACTGATTCGAATATTGAACTGCAGCTTAAAATGCTTGTGTTGAGCTGCcagtctttttttattatttgaagttGCGAGCCGcaattatattttgatttaatgagGCCGTTCTGATActacgtggacagaaaaatacgatttttgacCAGCTCCTCCGTGGACAAGAGTGATCAATTGGAAAACTCCTTTCTGTCCTGATGTTCACGTGAACAGATTCGAAATCTTTATTTTGCCTTAATCTAATTCTTTTACAGTTAGGAAACCtcagatttgaaaaatgaataaacattttttatattaaagaatgagaaaaatattgaaatttataaataatcaaatttatcGCTTGCTTGTTAGGTTGACCACGTGGTGTGAACGGCCCCAGTGTTGAGCTGCGTGACACGGTTCAGTTTTGAGCCGCTCAAATGAACCGGCTCATTGAATAGAGCGGACGGCTCTGAGCCGCTCATTGAAATGAGCCGTTTTGCCCATCTCTAGGTctctgttgaaacttacggtttcctccTGAACAGCAGCAGCCCAGCAGCAAGCagcaaacttctgctgccacgggcagaaccaaaacattgtttgttttggttcctattgctatgttcaattcgcaatcgagaacaatagatcttTGATTGcagatgacaggtgatgataaCAAAAGCGATACAAAtatttacatcatcacacggttggGCGAGAATACTCATATTGGGTTTgaggtaacacaacagtgttgccagatattctgggtaagaatatcaatgtacttgagaaatgagtacttccTGGTTAGGAAATATGATAAATGGAGAGTGCGACAATAGCAATCACttatgaattgtgtagttatgtaatgactagactgacgaaacatgaataaagataactctattccaccactgaaaccggCCAGCAGCTGACAGCAGCTCTTTACGTCCTTAACAAGAGTCGCAGCAATGGCGAACCAGAATGAGCTGTCCCTTGCAGCCGCCTATGAATGGTAAATTCGCCTAATCATGTTCCACAATACACCAGCTTTCAAGTCCTAATGGACGCGACCATCTGTTGGTGAAGTTCCGAACTTTTCTGGTAGATGAACGAGCTGTATGTGGGTTGGCGTAGTGGTTGAAATAGGAGTATCACTGACTGACGGCAAACGAAAGCAATTTCTTGGAACTGGAAATCACTACACGGACAAGATTTTTACAGAATTGATAGATCCCTTACAGTTTTAGTACATTTTAGACGCTAGAAACACTTCTTTGGTTCTTCTTTCGGACATCGTTGTTTTCACTGTTCTGCGTTTCTGTCTTTGTAACCTTTGGACaacttctgacttttgaaagTGTTCCATTTTATTGGCCGACCTCTTAATTCGTCTTAGAGAACATTTTCTCCTTTCTTCCACTGAATTGTGAAGGTTTGTCtcataaattcaacaaaatcaacaacaaatcAACTATTAACAGTTTGGTAATTCAACTTTTCTCTCATGTTCTTATgtaatataattttaattttttataatatctaCTTATTTCCATTTTTACAGGTAAAACGGCCTGGGTTGGCTCCCTGTTCATGGCAATGCCGCTGCTATCGGGACCAGTGGCATCGTTTCTCACCGATCGCTACGGATGCCGAAACGTGACGATAGTTGGATCGATCCTTGCTAGCGCCGGATTCGCCATATCGGCCTACGCCGACAGTATTGAAATGCTGTACTTGACGTTCGGGGTGCTGGCCGGATTCGGTCTGAGCTTGTGCTACGTGGCCGCAGTTGTCGTTGTGGCGTACTACTTCGACAAGAAGCGTTCGTTTGCTACCGGTCTGTCGGTGTGTGGTAGCGGTATCGGAACCTGCATTTTCGCAAAGCTCACCCAGATATTGCTTGACGAATACGGCTGGCGAGGTACAACACTGATCTTGGCCGGGATCTTTCTCAACATGTGTCTTTGTGGCCTTCTGATGCGTGATCTCGAGTGGACCACGtacaaatccaaacaaaaacgTAAACAACTGCAACAGAAGGAAGCAGATTCGTACTCTGTTAGTAATTCAACGAATACGGCAGGGACGGCTAGTAATCTGAATGCTACCGATGCAACACTTGCCGCCAATGGTGGAGCTACGAACAACGGTAAAGAACAACTTGCCCCTGGGGAAGAGATCGATCCACGCCTGTTCAGCTCATTGATAACGCTTCCTACCTTTATTAAAAACGGCGAAAAAGTACCAGTCGAAGTATTAGAGCTACTCTACAAGCAACGAAATGTGCACGAGCATGTTTTGCAAAACTATCCTAATCTGCTACATTCTCGTAGCTTCAGTGAGCCACTAGCATCTAAGAGTAACGAACAGTCATCCGAAAAGACTGGCGATGACGGCCATAACGATCAGGTCGTATCGGAAGAGTCCAAGAAGGATCCTCTGAACCTGCCCCCGGGAGATGACGTTGAGCATCACCACCCATTCCTACGACGTGCCCACAGTCATAGGCCTACAGGTTTGCGCACACCAACTACCGCCTATCTGAAGGACCTACGGATGCACAGGCACTCGCTGACCTATCGCGGGGCCATGCTCAACATCCAGCGCTACCGACTGCGGGCTTCCTCCTGTCCTGACATCTACCGAAACTCGATGACGACGATCGCCAAGGAGAAAACCGCCTGGTATCAGGGGATAGATGAGTTCAAGACACTGCTGGTCAGTATTTTGGACCTTTCCTATTTCCGTGATATCCACTTTCTGCTGTTTGCGGTCTCGAATTTCCTGCTGTACACCTGGTACGATGTGCCGTACGTGTATCTGACGGACAATGCGACTGAGATGGGTTTCACGCCGTCCCAGTCGTCGACGCTGATTTCGATTATCGGCATTGTGAACATGGTCGGTGAGGTAAGTGGCCCCTGATCCGGTACCCCATGGGTGCACGGTGCAAGGAAATTGACACAAACCAggtttatgaaaaaagaaaaacgccTAGCGTAGCACACTCGAAGGAAGGAggtcttttgacatttttgcgcTCAAGTCATGAAAGTTGTTGGTCCTAGGCATTGTAAAAATGCATAAGACCTCGTTAAGGATTTGTGCAAGTTTTCTTACCTTGCCCGTTCAGTTTGTGCATATTTGCTCTAGTTGCCCATATTCAGCTTTTGCAAATTTAAGGCGTACTTTAAGTAGTTTCGAGAATTTTCGAATGCATTCAAAGAAGAAATTCATTGAAACtcatcaattttttcatgattcaaagacactttttttcaccagaatagaaacgatttttgattgtttcTCCATAACCCCATGTACAAAATATGCagctttttagaaaaaaacaaaatgcttttAAGAATTCTGCTTTTCATTTGGCACTTTAAAATGTCAAGCAtacatatattaaaaaatataatattaaaaaGGTTACAAATTTACATTTACAGAAAAACCATTATCTCGaaaccaattattttatttctgttcatCACAACGTTTCGATACCAAAACACCATCTTCAAGGGCtaaaatcattattatttttcttctgtGTACGCATGTGTAATGCCTTGATTAAGTTTCACCTTAGTTAGAATTTAAGCAGTTTTCAACActtaatttgcttttttttataaaaataaagataaacatTTTGATAAAGAAACCCATTGATGAGAGGTTTTCAAAAGCTTCTGCTAtgaaacactgtcaaaaatcgaaatgagaattgagaaatgagaaatgagaaaaaatatatgagaaaCAAGAATTTAGAAATgcgaaataagaaatgagaaacgagaaatgagaaattagaaatgataattgagaaatgagaaatgagaaatgagaattgagaaatgagaaacgagaaatgagaaataagaaatgagatgTGAGAAATGAGCAATTAGAAtaaagaaataagaaataagaaatgagtaatgaaaaatgagaaacgagaaatgagaaatgagaaacgagAAATGAGAAACGAGGAATGAGAAACGAGACTTGAGaaacgagaaatgagaaattaggaatgagaaatgagaaatgagaaatgagaattgagaaacgagaaatgagaaatgagaaatgagaaatgagaaatgagcgattagaaatgagaaatgagaaattagaaatgagaaatgagaaatgagaaatgagaaactagaaattagaaataagaaatgaggaatgagaaatgagaaatgagaaatgagaaatgagaaatgagaaatgagaaatgagaaatgagaaatgagaaatgagaaatgaaaaatgaaaaatgagaaatgagaaatgagaaatgaaaaatgagaaatgagaaatgagaaatgagaaatgagaaatgagaaatgagaaatgagaaatgagaaatgagaaatgtgaaatgtgaaatgagaaatgagaaatgagaaatgagaaaatagaaataagaaatgaggaatgagaaatgagaaatgagaaattagaaatgaaacatgaaaaataaaaaaagagaaatgagaaatgagaaatgagaaatgagaaacgagaaatgagaaatgagacatgagaaatgagaaatgagaaatgagaaatgagaaatgagaaatgagaaatgagaaatgagaaatgagaaatgagaaatgaggaatgagaaatgagaaatgagaaatgagaaatgagaaatgagaaatgagaaatgagaaatgcgaaatgagaaatgagaagtgagaagtgagaaaagAGAAATGAGCGATTGGGAATGAGAAGTGAGAAAAGAGGAATAagaaatgaggaatgagaaatgagaaatgagaaatgtaaAACGCGAAATAAGAATCACAATAATCTGAGATTCTGAGAATTTCAGAAACTGAGAATCTGGGAACCTTAGAAACCGAGAATATGAGGTatctgagaatttgagaatttgagcaTCTGAGAATTTGAGATTTTGAGAAACCGATAATATAAGGATCAAGAATCAAGGaatctgaaaatttggaaaggaaTCTCTAATTCCGAGAATTTCTGAGAATTTGATAATATAAgcatctgagaatctgagattCTGAGAAACCGATAATATGAGGATCTAAAAATCATggaatctgaaaatttgaatatcttAGAATCTGATAACCTGAGAAAACGAGAATCTTAAAATTTGACAATCTTTAATTGCGAGGATTTCtaagaatctgaaaatctgcaAATCTGAAAATTTGCGAATCATAAAATCTGCTAAAATGAGAGTCTTAggatctgagaatctgagaatttgaaaatctcAGAACCTAAGAATCCaaaaatctgagaatctaagaatcataaaatctgagaatctgtaattttgg
This window of the Uranotaenia lowii strain MFRU-FL unplaced genomic scaffold, ASM2978415v1 HiC_scaffold_847, whole genome shotgun sequence genome carries:
- the LOC129760927 gene encoding uncharacterized protein LOC129760927: MDIVRISNNISISDAPCGPSLAPSQQQQQQTPQLQQHSKTKDNNGNRNGLNQQPTNNSGSSSGDGFRCKSGSNNGNFASTPKQSTQLVPGSGSIGSSGGSFSSTGQVSSDSGNSSCVSGSSGGTVLDDPETKNSSFGSCTSADVLATTDDGAEEDEEERTGERDVLFNRNVYVNKIYDDGLSQGKNVNSVASDTVSKRVTLDTQISSTDTDDNVEDAKPLLQMDSETKRKPKSIVKSPSNLSFNRESSAQKPRLNLQFQQPLDDVITDRPVHHVQFSKVENGYYSRAAVTDDGIHGSKQPVCSSPVGSILSHGSGSSSTSSSNENSSLGGYAEARPPDGGWGWVVCFASFMVNLIADGVTFSFGVLYVELLDYFGEGKGKTAWVGSLFMAMPLLSGPVASFLTDRYGCRNVTIVGSILASAGFAISAYADSIEMLYLTFGVLAGFGLSLCYVAAVVVVAYYFDKKRSFATGLSVCGSGIGTCIFAKLTQILLDEYGWRGTTLILAGIFLNMCLCGLLMRDLEWTTYKSKQKRKQLQQKEADSYSVSNSTNTAGTASNLNATDATLAANGGATNNGKEQLAPGEEIDPRLFSSLITLPTFIKNGEKVPVEVLELLYKQRNVHEHVLQNYPNLLHSRSFSEPLASKSNEQSSEKTGDDGHNDQVVSEESKKDPLNLPPGDDVEHHHPFLRRAHSHRPTGLRTPTTAYLKDLRMHRHSLTYRGAMLNIQRYRLRASSCPDIYRNSMTTIAKEKTAWYQGIDEFKTLLVSILDLSYFRDIHFLLFAVSNFLLYTWYDVPYVYLTDNATEMGFTPSQSSTLISIIGIVNMVGEIALGWMGDRKNVNANFTYAVCMGFCGLVTALVPLFTDYYALSFLAGAFGLFIAANYSLTSIILVELITLERFTNAYGLLLLVQGVANLIGPPLAGWISDITEDYNLAFYLAGVFIAISGALLLVLPAIGQYKKYHQRRASKDKKTFDCYGMNHLTVSSIFVYLLSGKKSHVLVEFMVSKVNGLNFGSWEALSW